The Saccharopolyspora gloriosae genome window below encodes:
- a CDS encoding GntR family transcriptional regulator encodes MPPSSSPAPAGRQVARPVPLRESVHEAIVEMIVTGELEPGKHLVEKELAELLGVSRQPVREALQWLQKEEWVDLRPGYGAFVHTPTDEEADQLLSVRTLLEAESARLAAAHRTEEGVAELREIHAEGVRALDADDIEAVVRANAALHARITALSGNRVLGELADQVHRRVRWYHTPVARSRGKKSWDEHAALIDAIERGDGDRAADLMREHTEHTRLTYLGRAETPPKPTRKRKPKP; translated from the coding sequence ATGCCGCCGTCCTCCTCCCCCGCACCGGCCGGACGTCAGGTCGCCCGGCCGGTGCCGCTGCGGGAAAGCGTGCACGAGGCGATCGTCGAGATGATCGTCACCGGCGAGCTGGAACCCGGCAAGCACCTGGTCGAGAAGGAGCTGGCGGAGCTGCTGGGCGTGTCCCGCCAGCCGGTGCGCGAAGCGCTGCAGTGGCTCCAGAAGGAGGAGTGGGTCGACCTGCGACCGGGCTACGGCGCGTTCGTGCACACCCCCACCGATGAGGAAGCCGACCAGCTGCTGAGCGTGCGCACCCTGTTGGAGGCGGAGTCGGCACGGCTGGCCGCGGCGCACCGCACCGAAGAAGGCGTGGCCGAGCTGCGCGAGATCCACGCGGAGGGGGTGCGCGCGCTGGATGCCGACGACATCGAGGCGGTGGTGCGGGCGAACGCCGCACTGCACGCCCGGATCACCGCGCTGTCCGGCAACCGCGTGCTGGGCGAGCTCGCCGACCAGGTGCACCGCCGAGTCCGCTGGTACCACACGCCGGTGGCGCGCTCGCGCGGCAAGAAGTCCTGGGACGAGCACGCCGCGCTGATCGACGCCATCGAACGCGGCGACGGCGACCGCGCCGCCGACCTGATGCGCGAGCACACCGAACACACCCGCCTCACCTACCTGGGCCGCGCCGAGACTCCGCCGAAACCCACCCGCAAGCGCAAACCGAAGCCCTGA
- a CDS encoding thiamine pyrophosphate-binding protein: protein MANSGPSADDTELISGGHLVAKALRAEGVDTIFTLCGGHIIDIYDGCVDEGISVIDVRHEQVAAHAADGYARITGRPGCAVVTAGPGTTDAVTGVANAFRAESPLLLIGGQGALAQHKMGSLQDLPHVDMMSPITKFAATVPHTERVADLVSMAFRECHHGAPGPSFLEIPRDVLDAKVPVDRARVPASYRASTRSAGDPEAIERLADLLVHAEKPCILLGNQVWTCRATDSAVELVRALDVPAFMNGAGRGTLAPQDPLHFQLARRHAFAHADLIVIVGTPFDFRMGYGRRLSPQATVVQIDLDYRTVGRNRDVDLGIVGDADAVLRATAQAASGRPANGSATRKEWLRELREVEQAAYDKRLPRQLSDASPIDPYRLVHEINEFLTEDSIYIGDGGDVVTFSGQVVQPKAPGHWMDPGPLGTLGVGVPFAMAAKHARPDQEVVCLFGDGAFSLTGWDFETMVRFDLPFVGIVGNNSSMNQIRYGQAQKYGADRDRVGNTLGDVPYSEFARMLGGHGEEVRDPAEIGPALLRARESGKPSLINVWIDPDVYAPGTMNQTMYK, encoded by the coding sequence ATGGCGAATTCCGGTCCTTCCGCTGACGACACCGAACTGATCTCCGGCGGCCACCTGGTCGCGAAGGCGCTGCGCGCCGAGGGGGTCGACACGATCTTCACCTTGTGCGGCGGGCACATCATCGACATCTACGACGGCTGCGTCGACGAGGGCATCTCGGTCATCGACGTGCGCCACGAGCAGGTCGCCGCGCACGCCGCCGACGGCTACGCCCGCATCACCGGCCGGCCCGGCTGCGCCGTGGTCACCGCCGGTCCCGGCACCACCGACGCGGTCACCGGCGTGGCGAACGCGTTCCGCGCGGAGAGCCCGCTGCTGCTGATCGGCGGTCAGGGCGCGCTCGCGCAGCACAAGATGGGGTCGTTGCAGGACTTACCGCACGTGGACATGATGTCGCCGATCACCAAGTTCGCCGCCACCGTGCCGCACACCGAGCGGGTCGCGGACCTGGTCTCGATGGCGTTCCGCGAGTGCCACCACGGCGCTCCCGGGCCGTCGTTCCTGGAGATCCCGCGCGACGTGCTCGACGCGAAGGTGCCCGTGGACCGGGCGAGGGTGCCCGCGAGCTACCGGGCCTCCACGCGTTCGGCAGGCGACCCGGAGGCGATCGAGCGGCTCGCGGACCTGCTGGTGCACGCGGAGAAACCGTGCATCCTGCTGGGCAACCAGGTGTGGACGTGCCGGGCCACGGACTCGGCGGTCGAGCTGGTGCGCGCGCTGGACGTGCCCGCGTTCATGAACGGCGCGGGGCGCGGCACGCTCGCCCCGCAGGACCCGCTGCACTTCCAGCTGGCGCGCCGGCACGCGTTCGCCCACGCCGACCTGATCGTCATCGTCGGCACCCCGTTCGACTTCCGGATGGGCTACGGGCGCAGGCTCTCCCCGCAGGCCACCGTGGTGCAGATCGACCTGGACTACCGCACGGTGGGCCGCAACCGGGACGTCGACCTGGGCATCGTCGGCGACGCCGACGCGGTGCTGCGGGCCACGGCCCAGGCCGCGTCCGGGCGCCCGGCGAACGGCTCGGCGACCCGCAAGGAGTGGTTGCGGGAACTGCGCGAGGTCGAGCAGGCCGCCTACGACAAGCGCCTGCCCCGGCAGCTGTCCGACGCCTCCCCCATCGACCCGTACCGGCTGGTGCACGAGATCAACGAGTTCCTCACCGAGGACTCGATCTACATCGGCGACGGCGGTGACGTGGTCACGTTCTCCGGCCAGGTCGTGCAGCCCAAAGCACCCGGGCACTGGATGGATCCGGGGCCGTTGGGCACGCTCGGCGTCGGCGTCCCGTTCGCGATGGCCGCCAAGCACGCCCGCCCGGACCAGGAGGTGGTGTGCCTGTTCGGCGACGGCGCGTTCAGCCTCACCGGCTGGGACTTCGAGACGATGGTGCGCTTCGATCTGCCGTTCGTGGGCATCGTCGGGAACAACTCGTCGATGAACCAGATCCGCTACGGCCAGGCGCAGAAGTACGGCGCGGACCGCGACCGGGTGGGCAACACCCTCGGCGACGTGCCCTACAGCGAGTTCGCCCGGATGCTCGGCGGCCACGGCGAGGAAGTGCGCGATCCCGCCGAGATCGGACCGGCCCTGCTGCGCGCCCGGGAATCCGGGAAGCCCTCGCTGATCAACGTGTGGATCGACCCGGACGTGTACGCGCCGGGAACCATGAACCAGACGATGTACAAGTGA
- a CDS encoding cellulase family glycosylhydrolase, whose protein sequence is MIRLLGAACALSLMAFPLAPVAGAAPQRPADDAASRTLTLVPSESGVSYRDGHGREVVLRGYNVSGEVKLAENGNLPFADAADARESAVALREQTGANSVRFLLSWERVQPAPDRIDEQYLRQVTEQIAAFADEGFWVLPDYHQDLYSRHLFRPDSWYTGDGAPKWVVDGGDYPAESCGICFHWGQNMMNNQAVKQAKADFWTNRRIPTPVGEVGVQDAFLAQAEATLDHLAAHLTEAQFQRILGFDPMNEPHAGNLDEGQDAAAWERDVLWPFFERFRAVMDRTGWKDKPAYVEPTVFWNNNVSFVKEPGGFEELDGLGTRYVFNSHFYHALAQSGLYGKAEDGENTADFAEIRDRAADLGTTGFVSEFGHPLGGSTADKFPTVMKGIYQGMDSRLSGADWWRAPAESGSVLSGTQWQWDVYYDRHREAMNGNPDKIQTEADGWNGEDFSAVGRDDTGTLGLRADPRVLDRLYPRAVDGTTVAFTYEDRSRDGEQTLTWNRIPEDMPAVREVVGDGQFGVLVWRDGPGTAPTELHLPESFGAQRTTVLSDLGDAAQRHDDRLLITAPDAPGTVHYALVANGPEAPAPDLLAEARAELDTWATAKLR, encoded by the coding sequence ATGATCCGCTTGCTCGGCGCCGCCTGCGCGCTGTCCCTCATGGCGTTCCCGCTCGCGCCCGTCGCGGGGGCCGCACCGCAGCGGCCCGCCGACGACGCCGCGAGCCGCACGCTCACCCTCGTGCCCTCCGAATCGGGAGTGTCCTATCGGGACGGTCACGGCCGGGAAGTGGTGCTGCGCGGCTACAACGTCTCCGGCGAGGTCAAGCTCGCCGAGAACGGCAACCTGCCGTTCGCCGACGCCGCCGACGCCCGGGAATCCGCCGTGGCGCTGCGCGAGCAGACCGGAGCGAACTCGGTGCGGTTCCTGCTGTCCTGGGAACGAGTGCAACCGGCTCCCGACCGCATCGACGAGCAGTACCTGCGCCAGGTCACCGAGCAGATCGCCGCGTTCGCCGACGAAGGCTTCTGGGTGCTGCCCGACTACCACCAGGACCTCTACTCCCGGCACCTGTTCCGCCCCGACAGCTGGTACACCGGCGACGGCGCCCCGAAGTGGGTCGTCGACGGCGGCGACTACCCGGCGGAGAGCTGCGGAATCTGCTTCCACTGGGGGCAGAACATGATGAACAACCAGGCGGTGAAGCAGGCCAAGGCCGACTTCTGGACGAACCGCCGCATCCCCACCCCGGTCGGTGAGGTCGGCGTGCAGGACGCGTTCCTCGCGCAGGCCGAAGCCACCCTCGACCACCTCGCCGCGCACCTCACCGAAGCCCAGTTCCAGCGGATCCTCGGCTTCGACCCGATGAACGAGCCGCACGCCGGGAACCTCGACGAGGGCCAGGACGCCGCGGCCTGGGAACGCGACGTGCTGTGGCCGTTCTTCGAACGGTTCCGCGCCGTCATGGACCGCACCGGGTGGAAGGACAAACCCGCCTACGTGGAACCCACCGTGTTCTGGAACAACAACGTGTCCTTCGTGAAGGAACCGGGCGGCTTCGAGGAGCTCGACGGCCTCGGCACCCGCTACGTGTTCAACTCGCACTTCTACCACGCGCTCGCCCAATCCGGGCTGTACGGCAAGGCGGAGGACGGCGAGAACACCGCGGACTTCGCCGAGATCCGCGACCGCGCCGCCGACCTCGGCACCACCGGATTCGTCTCGGAGTTCGGCCACCCGCTGGGCGGTAGCACCGCCGACAAGTTCCCGACCGTGATGAAGGGCATCTACCAGGGCATGGACTCGCGGCTGTCCGGCGCCGACTGGTGGAGAGCGCCCGCCGAATCCGGGTCGGTGCTGTCCGGCACGCAATGGCAGTGGGACGTCTACTACGACCGCCACCGCGAGGCGATGAACGGGAACCCCGACAAGATCCAGACCGAGGCCGACGGGTGGAACGGGGAGGACTTCTCCGCGGTCGGCCGCGACGACACCGGCACCCTCGGCCTGCGCGCCGACCCGCGGGTCCTCGACCGGCTGTACCCGCGAGCGGTCGACGGCACGACGGTCGCTTTCACCTACGAGGACCGCTCCCGCGACGGTGAGCAGACCCTGACGTGGAACCGCATCCCGGAGGACATGCCCGCGGTGCGCGAAGTCGTCGGCGACGGGCAGTTCGGCGTGCTCGTGTGGCGCGACGGACCGGGCACCGCGCCGACTGAACTGCACCTGCCGGAGAGCTTCGGGGCGCAGCGCACCACGGTGCTCTCCGACCTCGGCGACGCCGCGCAGCGCCACGACGACCGCCTGCTGATCACCGCGCCCGACGCGCCGGGCACCGTGCACTACGCCCTCGTCGCCAACGGCCCCGAGGCCCCGGCCCCCGACCTCCTCGCCGAAGCCCGAGCCGAACTCGACACCTGGGCGACCGCGAAGCTCCGCTGA
- a CDS encoding GDSL-type esterase/lipase family protein — translation MSDEQSWTTTPITAELLRGAIELQRTERGLAPLRLPARARAQCPDERLLVAQAEPSGVRLVLRTRATAVELETLPTKKEFPGLPPRPDGTYDLLVDGRLTDRTTVAGGNVMTAEVTTGSGEVRPGPTGTARFSGLPERDKVVEIWLPHNEITELVALRTDAPVEPVASERPVWLHHGSSISHGSNAASPSTIWPALAAARGDVELINLGFGGNALLDPFVARTLRDTTADVISVKLGINVVNADLMRLRAFTPAVHGFLDTIREGHPSTPLLVVSAIHCPIHEDTPGPGSVDLDALRTGELRFTATGDPAEVASGKLTLRVIRDELARVVRQRAADDANLHYLDGCELYGEDDSAELPLPDALHPDAAAHERIGHRFADLAFGAGGPLAKA, via the coding sequence ATGAGCGACGAACAGAGCTGGACCACCACTCCCATCACCGCCGAGCTGCTGCGCGGCGCGATCGAGCTGCAGCGCACCGAGCGCGGACTGGCACCGCTGCGCCTGCCCGCGCGGGCCCGCGCGCAGTGCCCCGACGAGCGACTGCTGGTGGCGCAGGCGGAACCGTCGGGCGTGCGCCTCGTGCTGCGCACCCGCGCCACCGCCGTCGAGCTGGAGACCTTGCCGACCAAGAAGGAGTTCCCCGGCTTGCCGCCGCGCCCGGACGGCACGTACGACCTGCTCGTCGACGGCCGGCTGACCGACCGCACCACCGTCGCCGGCGGCAACGTGATGACCGCCGAGGTGACCACCGGATCCGGCGAGGTCCGTCCCGGACCGACCGGCACCGCCCGGTTCTCCGGCCTGCCCGAGCGGGACAAGGTCGTCGAGATCTGGTTGCCGCACAACGAGATCACCGAACTGGTCGCGCTGCGCACCGATGCTCCCGTCGAGCCCGTCGCGAGCGAACGCCCGGTGTGGCTGCACCACGGCAGCTCGATCAGCCACGGCTCCAACGCCGCGAGCCCCAGCACCATCTGGCCCGCGCTGGCCGCCGCCCGCGGCGACGTGGAGCTGATCAACCTGGGCTTCGGCGGCAACGCCCTGCTCGACCCGTTCGTCGCCCGCACGCTGCGCGACACCACCGCCGACGTGATCAGCGTGAAGCTCGGCATCAACGTGGTCAACGCGGACCTGATGCGGCTGCGCGCCTTCACGCCCGCCGTGCACGGCTTCCTCGACACCATCCGGGAAGGCCACCCGTCGACGCCGCTGCTGGTGGTCTCCGCGATCCACTGCCCCATCCACGAGGACACCCCCGGGCCGGGTTCGGTCGACCTCGACGCCCTGCGCACCGGGGAGCTCCGCTTCACCGCCACGGGCGATCCGGCCGAGGTCGCGAGCGGGAAGCTGACGCTGCGCGTCATCCGCGACGAGCTGGCGCGCGTCGTGCGGCAGCGGGCGGCCGACGACGCGAACCTGCACTACCTCGACGGATGCGAGCTCTACGGGGAGGACGACTCGGCGGAGCTGCCGCTGCCCGACGCCTTGCACCCGGACGCCGCCGCGCACGAGCGCATCGGCCACCGGTTCGCGGACCTGGCCTTCGGCGCCGGAGGTCCGCTCGCGAAGGCCTGA
- a CDS encoding TetR/AcrR family transcriptional regulator, translating into MARAGLTTERLTRAGAELADEVGFDQVTVSELARRFDVKVASLYSHVKSSPDLKTNIALLALEELADRVAAALAGRAGKDALAAFADAYRDYAREHPGRYAAARLPLDHETAAASAGVRHAQMTRAILRGYDLDGDDQTHAVRLLGSVFHGYVSLESSGGFSHSAPASEETWTRIVDALDALLRNWPAA; encoded by the coding sequence ATGGCACGCGCAGGACTGACCACGGAGCGCCTCACCCGCGCCGGGGCCGAACTCGCCGACGAGGTCGGGTTCGATCAGGTCACGGTCTCGGAACTCGCCCGACGCTTCGACGTCAAGGTCGCGAGCCTGTACTCGCACGTCAAGAGTTCCCCGGACCTCAAGACCAACATCGCGCTGCTAGCACTGGAGGAGCTCGCGGACCGGGTCGCGGCCGCCCTCGCGGGGCGCGCGGGCAAGGACGCGCTGGCCGCGTTCGCCGACGCCTACCGCGACTACGCCCGCGAGCACCCCGGCCGCTACGCCGCCGCCCGGCTCCCGCTCGACCACGAGACGGCCGCCGCCAGCGCCGGAGTCCGGCACGCGCAGATGACGCGGGCGATCCTGCGCGGCTACGACCTCGACGGTGACGACCAGACGCACGCGGTCCGGCTGCTGGGCAGCGTCTTCCACGGCTACGTGAGCCTGGAGTCCAGCGGCGGGTTCAGCCACAGCGCCCCCGCCTCCGAGGAGACCTGGACCCGGATCGTCGACGCCCTCGACGCCCTCCTGCGCAACTGGCCCGCGGCCTGA
- a CDS encoding acetate--CoA ligase family protein, with amino-acid sequence MGHDKQAVRRVLDAVLAEGRSALTAPEGRTLCDAYGIPAAAEGLARSAEQAVLLAADIGGPVALKIVSPEILHKTEAGCVLTGIEGAQNVRAGYETILDRARRYDANATLTGVQVQQMITGGHEVIIGATTDPTFGKVVAFGLGGVLVEVLEDVTFRMAPINASEARGMLGDIKAAAVLRGARGAEPVDAAGLAGVLHRLSALVTDFPEISEFDLNPVFAAPSGAIAADVRVLLDPDGARRPRRRSREEILRAMNKLMRPASVAVIGASNEDGKIGNSVLRNLADGGYGGRILPVNPKADTVLGHRAYRSIGDVPGEVDVAVFAVPAKFVPAALEECGAKGVAAAVLIPSGFAETGETALQDEVVAIAEKHGIRLLGPNIYGYYYTPHDLCATFCTPYDVRGGVALTSQSGGIGMAILGFSRTTRTGVSAIVGLGNKSDVDEDDLLAFFEQDEHTKCVAMHLEDLKDGRAFVDAARRITRTKPVVVLKAGRTELGARAASSHTGALAGDDKVYDDVLRQAGVVRAPGLNDMLEYARGLPVLPTPQGENVVIITGAGGSGVLLSDACVANGLRLMDVPPDLDEAFRRHIPPFGAAGNPIDITGGEPPRTYEETIRLGLRDPRVHALILGYWHTIVTPPMVFAELTARVVAEARAEGISKPVVASLAGDVEVEQASDHLYDRGVVAYPYTTEKPVAVLGAKYQWARAAGLLD; translated from the coding sequence ATGGGCCACGACAAGCAAGCGGTGCGCCGGGTGCTCGACGCGGTGCTCGCCGAAGGGCGCTCGGCGTTGACCGCTCCGGAGGGCCGAACCCTCTGCGACGCCTACGGAATCCCCGCCGCCGCCGAAGGGCTCGCGCGCAGCGCGGAGCAGGCGGTGCTGCTGGCCGCCGACATCGGCGGACCGGTCGCGCTGAAGATCGTCTCGCCGGAGATCCTGCACAAGACCGAGGCCGGCTGCGTGCTCACCGGGATCGAAGGCGCCCAGAACGTGCGCGCGGGCTACGAGACGATCCTCGACCGCGCCCGCCGGTACGACGCGAACGCGACGCTCACCGGAGTGCAGGTGCAGCAGATGATCACCGGCGGGCACGAGGTCATCATCGGCGCCACGACCGATCCCACGTTCGGCAAGGTCGTCGCGTTCGGCCTCGGCGGCGTGCTGGTCGAGGTGCTCGAAGACGTCACCTTCCGGATGGCCCCGATCAACGCGTCGGAGGCCCGCGGCATGCTCGGCGACATCAAGGCCGCCGCGGTGCTGCGCGGAGCCCGCGGGGCCGAACCCGTCGATGCGGCGGGGCTGGCAGGCGTGCTGCACCGGCTGTCCGCGCTGGTCACCGACTTCCCCGAGATCTCCGAGTTCGACCTCAACCCGGTGTTCGCCGCGCCCTCCGGCGCGATCGCCGCCGATGTGCGGGTGCTGCTCGACCCGGACGGTGCGCGGCGGCCCCGGCGGCGTTCGCGCGAGGAGATCCTGCGGGCGATGAACAAGCTGATGCGGCCCGCCTCGGTCGCCGTGATCGGCGCGTCCAACGAGGACGGCAAGATCGGCAACTCGGTGCTGCGCAACCTCGCCGACGGCGGCTACGGCGGGCGCATCCTGCCGGTCAACCCGAAGGCGGACACCGTGCTCGGCCACCGGGCGTACCGCAGCATCGGCGACGTGCCGGGCGAAGTGGACGTAGCGGTGTTCGCGGTACCCGCGAAGTTCGTGCCCGCCGCGTTGGAGGAGTGCGGCGCGAAGGGCGTCGCGGCGGCCGTGCTCATCCCGTCCGGGTTCGCCGAAACCGGCGAGACCGCACTGCAGGACGAGGTCGTGGCCATCGCCGAGAAGCACGGAATCCGGTTGCTGGGGCCGAACATCTACGGCTACTACTACACGCCGCACGACCTGTGCGCGACGTTCTGCACGCCCTACGACGTGCGCGGCGGGGTGGCGCTGACCTCGCAGAGCGGCGGCATCGGGATGGCCATCCTCGGGTTCAGCCGCACCACCCGGACCGGGGTGTCGGCGATCGTCGGGCTCGGCAACAAGTCCGATGTGGACGAAGACGACCTGCTGGCGTTCTTCGAGCAGGACGAGCACACCAAGTGCGTCGCGATGCACCTCGAAGACCTCAAGGACGGGCGGGCGTTCGTCGACGCGGCCCGGCGGATCACGCGCACGAAACCGGTGGTGGTGCTCAAGGCCGGGCGCACCGAACTCGGCGCGCGGGCGGCGAGTTCGCACACCGGCGCGCTCGCGGGCGACGACAAGGTCTACGACGACGTGCTGCGCCAAGCGGGTGTGGTGCGCGCCCCCGGCCTCAACGACATGCTGGAGTACGCCCGCGGGCTGCCGGTGCTGCCCACCCCGCAGGGCGAGAACGTCGTGATCATCACCGGTGCGGGCGGTTCCGGGGTGCTGCTGTCCGACGCCTGCGTGGCCAACGGGTTGCGGCTGATGGACGTCCCTCCCGATCTGGACGAGGCGTTCCGCCGCCACATCCCGCCGTTCGGCGCGGCGGGCAATCCCATCGACATCACCGGCGGTGAACCGCCCCGCACCTACGAGGAGACCATCCGGCTGGGCCTGCGGGATCCGCGCGTGCACGCGCTGATCCTCGGGTACTGGCACACGATCGTCACGCCACCGATGGTCTTCGCCGAGCTCACCGCCCGCGTCGTCGCCGAAGCCCGCGCCGAGGGCATCAGCAAACCGGTCGTGGCCTCGCTGGCGGGCGACGTCGAGGTCGAGCAGGCGAGCGACCACCTCTACGACCGCGGGGTCGTCGCTTACCCCTACACCACCGAGAAACCGGTGGCCGTGCTGGGCGCCAAGTACCAGTGGGCCCGCGCCGCCGGATTGCTGGACTGA
- the frc gene encoding formyl-CoA transferase: MSTALQGVRVLDMTHVQSGPSATQILAWLGAEVLKLEAPAGDITRTQLRDVPDADSLYFTMLNGNKQSITLNMKSTRGKELFTELVRDADVLVENFGPGTVDRMGFDWDRLRSLNPALIYASIKGFGDGPYTHYKAYEVVAQAMGGSMATTGFEDGPPTATGAQIGDSGTGIHTVAGILAALLQRERTGRGQRVSVAMQHAVLNLCRVKLRDQQRLAHGALREYPNDEFGAEVPRSGNASGGGQPGSALRCSPGGANDYVYVIVQPVGWAPIARLIGRPELIDDPDWATPEARLSKLDKMFRLIEEWTLRHGKWDVLARLTEQGVPCGPILSTRELIEDASLADNGMIVTVEHPQRGPYRTVGCPIKLSDSPAHVTRSPLLGEHNEQIYRDRLGVDAAELAELKANGVI, encoded by the coding sequence ATGAGCACCGCACTGCAAGGCGTCCGGGTGCTGGACATGACGCATGTCCAGTCCGGACCGTCGGCGACCCAGATCCTCGCGTGGCTGGGCGCGGAAGTCCTCAAGCTGGAGGCCCCGGCCGGCGACATCACCCGCACCCAGCTGCGGGACGTGCCGGACGCCGACAGCCTCTACTTCACGATGCTCAACGGCAACAAGCAGAGCATCACGCTGAACATGAAGAGCACCCGCGGCAAGGAGCTGTTCACCGAGCTCGTCCGGGACGCCGACGTGCTGGTGGAGAACTTCGGGCCGGGCACGGTCGACCGGATGGGCTTCGACTGGGACCGGCTGCGCTCGCTGAACCCGGCGCTGATCTACGCCTCCATCAAGGGTTTCGGCGACGGGCCCTACACCCACTACAAGGCCTACGAGGTGGTGGCGCAGGCGATGGGCGGGTCGATGGCCACCACCGGGTTCGAGGACGGCCCGCCCACCGCGACGGGCGCGCAGATCGGTGACTCCGGCACCGGCATCCACACGGTCGCGGGCATCCTCGCGGCGCTGCTGCAACGTGAGCGCACCGGGCGCGGGCAGCGGGTGTCGGTGGCGATGCAGCATGCCGTGCTCAACCTGTGCCGGGTGAAGCTGCGCGACCAGCAACGGCTCGCGCACGGGGCGCTGCGGGAGTACCCGAACGACGAGTTCGGCGCCGAGGTGCCGCGCTCCGGCAACGCCTCCGGCGGCGGCCAGCCCGGGTCCGCGCTGCGGTGCAGTCCGGGTGGGGCCAACGACTACGTGTACGTGATCGTGCAACCCGTCGGCTGGGCACCGATCGCCCGGTTGATCGGCCGCCCGGAGCTGATCGACGATCCGGACTGGGCCACGCCGGAAGCGCGGTTGTCCAAGCTGGACAAGATGTTCCGGCTCATCGAGGAGTGGACGCTGCGCCACGGCAAGTGGGACGTGCTCGCGCGGCTGACCGAGCAGGGCGTGCCGTGCGGTCCGATCCTGTCCACCCGCGAGCTGATCGAGGACGCCTCGCTCGCCGACAACGGCATGATCGTCACCGTCGAGCACCCGCAGCGCGGTCCGTACCGGACCGTCGGCTGCCCCATCAAGCTGTCCGACTCCCCCGCCCACGTCACCCGATCCCCGCTGCTGGGCGAGCACAACGAGCAGATCTACCGGGATCGGCTGGGCGTGGACGCCGCCGAACTGGCCGAGCTCAAGGCGAACGGAGTGATCTGA